The Leptospira neocaledonica genome contains a region encoding:
- a CDS encoding matrixin family metalloprotease yields MREFLALSVLCLITFSHCTQMGNPSNDLSWEEKQLLWIAYGEEMKGGLQLTKAAAQKWGLGIDVYPAKTRVDRMRNTIAFTDSGKCNVEGISQKNIKDCQLFSSNPFYLAACSVSATTKIENSVIFIFKDRVKATADAMRMEGSTIDSKEYVIATVAHEVGHCLGLQHSQDPKDLMFPMLTGSVFEPSRTEMHAAQALYDTSLPPGSIDESNLYTKQSDFSYLKQYTVPSFAVFGNINMEEED; encoded by the coding sequence ATGAGGGAATTTTTAGCTCTGTCCGTACTGTGTCTTATTACATTTTCACATTGTACTCAAATGGGAAACCCTTCTAACGATCTCAGTTGGGAGGAAAAACAACTTCTCTGGATAGCTTACGGAGAAGAAATGAAAGGCGGACTACAACTTACAAAAGCAGCGGCTCAAAAATGGGGCCTCGGAATAGATGTTTATCCGGCTAAAACCAGAGTGGATAGAATGAGAAACACAATCGCTTTTACTGATTCTGGTAAATGTAATGTAGAAGGTATTTCTCAAAAAAATATAAAAGATTGTCAGCTATTCTCTTCTAATCCGTTTTATCTTGCGGCTTGTTCCGTAAGCGCAACCACCAAAATAGAAAATAGTGTAATTTTTATCTTTAAGGATAGGGTCAAAGCAACTGCAGATGCGATGAGGATGGAAGGAAGTACCATCGATTCAAAAGAATACGTGATCGCAACTGTTGCACATGAGGTAGGACATTGTCTTGGATTACAACATTCTCAAGATCCTAAAGATCTGATGTTCCCTATGTTGACTGGAAGTGTATTCGAGCCAAGCAGAACTGAAATGCATGCGGCTCAGGCATTGTATGACACTTCTTTGCCGCCTGGCTCCATAGACGAATCCAATCTTTATACGAAACAATCAGACTTTAGTTACTTAAAACAATATACCGTACCTTCGTTTGCGGTATTCGGAAATATAAATATGGAAGAGGAAGACTGA